TAAGCGGGATAACTATAACGCTAATGATTATGTTCGGCAACGCATAAGCTTCACACAATTCTGGTTTAAGGATCGCGGTTACGCGCTACAATGGTCGTTAACACCTTTTCTTCAAGGGAACTACCATGATCGACCCAAAAAAAATTGAACAACTTGCCCGCCAGGTCCATGAATCTATGCCGAAAGGCGTGCGTGAATTCGGTGATGACGTTGAGAAGAAGATCCGCCAGGTGCTGCAGTCGCAGCTGATGCGTCTGGATCTGGTCAGCCGTGAAGAATTTGACGTCCAGACGCAGGTGCTGCTGCGTACCCGCGAAAAAATCGCCCTGCTGGAGCAGCGTCTGACCGAGCTGGAAAATCGCAACATCGTTGACGAAGTGAAACCGGCCCCGGCGATCCCACCGGTGGACAACGTGGAATAATGCTGTAACGCCTACGAGGTAAAAGCAAAACGGCAACCCAGGTTGCCGTTTTTAATGTTTGCGCCCTCTCCCTGTGGGAGAGGGTTGGGGTGAGGGCATCAGCCCGCACCAACTACTGACTGTCTTTCTGGATCTTCTTAATGATTTTGGTGGTTGAACACCCGTCCTCAAAGTTGAGTACCATCACTTCCCCGCCGTTGGCCCACACCTCTTCGCTACCCGCGATCTGTTCAGGCTTGTAGTCACCGCCTTTCACCAGCAGATCCGGCAGGATCCCGGCAATCAGGCGCTGCGGCGTGTCTTCCTCGAACGAGACCACCCAGTCCACCGCTTCCAGCGCGCCGAGTACGATCATGCGCTGCTCCAGCGGATTCACCGGACGGGTCTCGCCTTTCAGGCGTTTGGTGGAGGCATCGCTGTTGACCGCCACAATCAGACGGTCGCCCAGCTTGCGCGCGTTCGCCAGATAAGAGACGTGACCCGCGTGCAGAATGTCGAACACGCCGTTGGTCATCACCACTTTCTCGCCACGCTTACGTGCGGCAGCCACCGCCACTTTTAGCTCGTCTTCGTTCATCACACCAAAACCGGTATCGGCACGACCGCGTACCGCGTTTTCCAGCTCGATAGGCGAAACGGTAGAGGTCCCCAGCTTGCCCACCACCACGCCCGCGGCGGCGTTGGCAAAGTAGCAGGCCTCTTCCAGCGTATTACCCGCAGCCAGTGTAGCCGCCAGCACGCCGATGACCGTATCGCCGGCACCGGTGACGTCATACACTTCCTGCGCCTGGGTCGGCATATGCAGCGGCGCTTTGCCCGGCTGCAGCAGGGTCATCCCCTGCTCGGAACGGGTCACCAGCAGCGCGGAGAAATCGAAATCGGCGATGATCTTCATGCCGCGCTCAACGATCTCCTCTTCGGTTTTGCATTTACCCGCCACCGCTTCGAATTCGGAGAGGTTCGGCGTAAGCAGCGTCGCCCCGCGATAGCGTTCGAAATCGGTGCCTTTCGGATCGATCAGCACCGGTACGCCAGCGTTGCGGGCCAGGGCGATCATCTGCTGAACGCTGGCCAGCGCCCCTTTGGCGTAGTCGGAGAGCACCAGCGCGCCGATGTTACCCAGCGCCTGGTTGATGCGCTCGTGCAGCGGCTCCGGATCGACGCCTTCAAACCCTTCTTCAAAGTCGAGGCGGATGAGCTGCTGGTTACGCGACAGCACGCGCAGCTTGGTGATGGTCGGGTGCGTCGGGACAGAAACGAAATCACATTTGACGTTCACATCCGCCAGCGTCTTGCTCAGCGCACGCGC
This Leclercia sp. S52 DNA region includes the following protein-coding sequences:
- a CDS encoding accessory factor UbiK family protein; this translates as MIDPKKIEQLARQVHESMPKGVREFGDDVEKKIRQVLQSQLMRLDLVSREEFDVQTQVLLRTREKIALLEQRLTELENRNIVDEVKPAPAIPPVDNVE
- the hldE gene encoding bifunctional D-glycero-beta-D-manno-heptose-7-phosphate kinase/D-glycero-beta-D-manno-heptose 1-phosphate adenylyltransferase HldE is translated as MKVTLPEFERAGVMVVGDVMLDRYWYGPTSRISPEAPVPVVKVDTIEERPGGAANVAMNIASLGAHSRLVGLTGIDDAARALSKTLADVNVKCDFVSVPTHPTITKLRVLSRNQQLIRLDFEEGFEGVDPEPLHERINQALGNIGALVLSDYAKGALASVQQMIALARNAGVPVLIDPKGTDFERYRGATLLTPNLSEFEAVAGKCKTEEEIVERGMKIIADFDFSALLVTRSEQGMTLLQPGKAPLHMPTQAQEVYDVTGAGDTVIGVLAATLAAGNTLEEACYFANAAAGVVVGKLGTSTVSPIELENAVRGRADTGFGVMNEDELKVAVAAARKRGEKVVMTNGVFDILHAGHVSYLANARKLGDRLIVAVNSDASTKRLKGETRPVNPLEQRMIVLGALEAVDWVVSFEEDTPQRLIAGILPDLLVKGGDYKPEQIAGSEEVWANGGEVMVLNFEDGCSTTKIIKKIQKDSQ